One genomic window of Euleptes europaea isolate rEulEur1 chromosome 8, rEulEur1.hap1, whole genome shotgun sequence includes the following:
- the KLF10 gene encoding Krueppel-like factor 10 → MLNFGASSFQLAEEGMEQHVKKCYWNSTTEKSDFEAVEALISMSCSWKSDFKKYVELRPITPASDISEEFEDNLQPAADFPAISAFCLTPPYSPSDLEMSQAIHPASPSTVLSKSIADMSGQASPSAVKETEKVSASRELKAQATSVIRHTADAQLCNRRTCLARTASVLNYQDDNAKKTSPLDNATARGDPSRENVSLNTTLPENDKLPSVQEKRCPMLTVNPVHFAQPALSSTLPVHGSAQQSPSLVVPTSPVQAGGAPSMPLVCQMVPLSANNSLVTAVVPSTPCSQLPSNFCQPMVYMGAQVPKGTVMFVVPQTVVQNPKAPMTSPNGTRLSPIAPAPCFTPVATKITPPIDSLRIRSHICNYPGCGKTYFKSSHLKAHVRTHTGEKPFSCSWKGCERKFARSDELSRHRRTHTGEKKFACPMCNRRFMRSDHLTKHARRHLSAKKLPNWQMEVSKLNDIVVPPTTAPAQ, encoded by the exons ATGCTGAATTTTGGAGCTTCTAGTTTCCAGCTAGCT GAGGAAGGAATGGAGCAGCACGTTAAAAAGTGTTATTGGAATAGTACCACTGAAAAAAGTGATTTTGAAGCAGTGGAAGCTCTGATATCCATGAGCTGCAGTTGGAAATCGGACTTCAAGAAGTATGTTGAACTGAGACCGATAACTCCAGCATCGGATATATCTGAAGAATTTGAGGATAACCTGCAACCTGCTGCTGACTTTCCTGCAATATCAGCCTTT TGTTTGACTCCGCCCTACAGCCCTTCAGACCTTGAAATGTCCCAAGCAATCCATCCAGCATCACCATCTACTGTACTGAGCAAGTCAATTGCTGACATGTCTGGTCAAGCTTCTCCCTCTGCTGTTAAAGAGACTGAAAAAGTCTCTGCGTCAAGAGAGCTGAAAGCTCAGGCAACGAGCGTTATTCGCCACACCGCAGATGCCCAGCTTTGCAATCGCAGAACCTGTCTTGCAAGAACAGCCAGCGTTCTGAATTATCAGGATGATAACGCGAAGAAAACAAGTCCGCTGGACAATGCTACAGCAAGAGGAGATCCGTCACGTGAAAACGTGTCACTGAATACTACACTTCCTGAAAATGACAAGCTGCCCAGTGTGCAAGAAAAGAGATGTCCGATGCTAACTGTTAACCCAGTGCATTTTGCCCAGCCTGCGCTTAGTAGTACCCTGCCAGTCCACGGGTCAGCGCAGCAGTCTCCTTCGCTGGTAGTTCCTACATCTCCTGTGCAAGCTGGAGGAGCCCCTTCGATGCCGTTAGTTTGCCAGATGGTTCCGCTGTCTGCTAACAACTCGCTTGTGACAGCGGTGGTTCCCAGCACCCCTTGCAGTCAGTTGCCATCGAACTTTTGTCAGCCGATGGTGTACATGGGAGCCCAGGTTCCCAAAGGAACCGTTATGTTTGTTGTGCCGCAGACTGTTGTTCAGAATCCAAAAGCTCCCATGACCAGTCCTAATGGCACCAGACTTTCTCCcattgctcctgctccgtgttTTACTCCTGTTGCAACAAAGATCACTCCACCCATTGATTCTCTGAGAATAAGAAGTCATATTTGTAACTATCCAGGATGTGGAAAAACTTATTTCAAGAGTTCCCATTTGAAAGCCCATGTGAGAACACACACAG GAGAGAAGCCATTCAGTTGTAGTTGGAAAGGCTGTGAGAGGAAGTTTGCGCGTTCTGATGAACTGTCTCGCCATCGTAGAACGCACACGGGTGAGAAAAAATTCGCCTGTCCTATGTGCAATCGCCGGTTCATGAGGAGCGATCACTTAACAAAACATGCACGTCGCCACTTATCAGCTAAGAAGCTACCAAACTGGCAAATGGAAGTGAGCAAGCTAAACGATATTGTTGTACCACCTACGACTGCACCTGCACAGTGA